A genomic window from Salvelinus sp. IW2-2015 linkage group LG13, ASM291031v2, whole genome shotgun sequence includes:
- the LOC111971874 gene encoding hydroxysteroid 11-beta-dehydrogenase 1-like protein, with product MKAFTNLLIVGAIGVAFVAFQWSGPTFDSESLKGARVLVTGASTGIGEQMAYHLAGFGAQVVITARREKVLQQVVEKCQGLGAQKALYVAADMGNPSDPERVVQFAVDKLGGLDYLVLNHIGSSPFAMWDGDVEHTRWLMQVNFLSYLQMAKTALPTLEQSSGSIVVVSSLLGKMCSPFMAPYTSTKFALNGFFGSLQHELAMQRSNVSITITVLALIDTDSAMEKVKGFTNIPAWPASEAALHIITSGATRQTESYYPWFWYYGSLIRDWFPYLRDISIRNFYKY from the exons ATGAAGGCTTTTACTAATCTCTTAATAGTTGGTGCTATAGGAGTAGCTTTTGTTGCTTTCCAATGGAGTGGACCCACCTTCGACTCAG AGTCTTTAAAGGGTGCACGGGTCCTGGTGACTGGTGCCAGTACGGGTATAGGTGAACAAATGGCATATCACCTTGCCGGCTTTGGTGCCCAGGTGGTTATTACAGCCAGGAGGGAGAAAGTTCTACAGCAG GTAGTAGAGAAGTGCCAGGGTTTGGGGGCCCAGAAAGCTCTGTACGTAGCAGCAGACATGGGCAATCCTTCTGACCCAGAGAGAGTGGTGCAGTTTGCTGTGGACAAGCTGGGAGGACTGGACTACCTGGTGCTGAACCACATAGGTTCCAGCCCATTCGCCATGTGGGACGGAGATGTGGAGCACACTAGATGGTTAATGCAG GTAAATTTCCTCAGCTATCTGCAGATGGCGAAGACTGCTCTGCCCACCCTTGAGCAGAGTAGTGGTTCCATTGTGGTCGTCTCCTCCTTATTAG GAAAAATGTGCAGCCCATTTATGGCCCCCTACACATCCACAAAGTTTGCCCTGAATGGTTTCTTTGGGTCGCTGCAGCATGAGCTGGCCATGCAGAGGAGCAACGTGTCCATTACTATCACCGTCCTGGCCCTGATCGATACGGACTCGGCTATGGAGAAAGTCAA GGGGTTCACCAACATCCCAGCCTGGCCGGCCAGTGAGGCAGCGCTTCACATCATCACTTCTGGAGCCACTCGTCAGACAGAGTCTTACTACCCCTGGTTCTGGTATTATGGCTCTCTCATCAGAGACTGGTTCCCCTACTTAAGGGATATATCTATACGTAACTTTTATAAATATTAA